From a single Bacillus gobiensis genomic region:
- a CDS encoding SDR family oxidoreductase encodes MSNISEKVVVITGASSGIGEATARMLAQRGARVVLGARRTDRLEALASEIRSEGGFADYRELDVTKREQMEEFITFTKDTYGRVDVIVNNAGVMPLSPLEALKADEWNRMIDVNIRGVLHGIAAGLPIMKEQGFGQFINIASIGAYSVTPTAAVYCATKYAVRAISEGLRQEVGGDIRVTLVSPGVTESELADSISDDEARQRMVEYRRISIPADAIASSILYAVEQPAEVDVNEIIVRPTASSA; translated from the coding sequence ATGTCAAACATATCTGAAAAAGTTGTAGTTATTACAGGTGCAAGCAGTGGGATCGGTGAAGCGACAGCACGTATGCTTGCTCAAAGGGGAGCCCGCGTAGTTTTAGGAGCAAGGAGAACGGATCGATTAGAGGCTCTTGCCTCCGAGATCCGTTCAGAAGGCGGCTTTGCCGATTATCGAGAGCTAGATGTAACAAAAAGAGAGCAAATGGAGGAGTTTATTACATTTACAAAAGATACTTATGGAAGAGTTGATGTGATTGTGAACAACGCCGGTGTTATGCCGCTCTCTCCTCTGGAAGCGCTGAAGGCCGATGAGTGGAATCGCATGATTGACGTGAATATCCGCGGTGTCCTACACGGAATTGCTGCGGGACTGCCGATTATGAAAGAACAAGGATTTGGCCAGTTCATTAACATCGCTTCGATAGGCGCATACAGTGTAACGCCAACAGCAGCAGTATATTGCGCGACGAAGTACGCCGTCCGTGCCATTTCTGAAGGCTTGCGTCAGGAGGTTGGCGGCGACATTCGCGTAACACTTGTGTCACCCGGAGTTACCGAATCAGAGCTTGCTGACAGTATTTCTGACGACGAGGCCCGACAGAGAATGGTTGAATATCGCCGCATTTCAATTCCGGCTGACGCCATTGCGAGTTCGATCTTATATGCCGTCGAGCAGCCGGCTGAAGTCGATGTGAACGAGATTATTGTGCGGCCAACGGCAAGTTCCGCTTAA
- a CDS encoding MFS transporter — protein MDKRILILAFASFVVGTVELVIGGILDMIATDLQVPVGIVGQLVTVYSLVFAFGSPVLIALTSKVERRKLLIIAMLVFFTGNMISMLSPNFTILLITRVILAASCSLVVVLSITLAANVVAPELRGRAIGIIFMGISASLVLGVPLGTLIGEQWGWRTTFALVAALTLIVLLCIVRFLPKVAPQPTISLREQLRTLKNPKIVSAHAISILQMTGQFTIYAYITPFLHDTMNLSTSMISFILLVYGLAGIAGGWIGGLASDKLGARKTIFITLLLHATAILLLPLATISLISLLIVVVVWCTFNMAPSPAIQSYLIKSAPESTDIQLSFNTSSLHIGVALGSAIGGLIVNQYPVTINAWVGGFIVILAFFSAAYSFTRKSMSSVEICDLANR, from the coding sequence ATGGATAAAAGAATACTTATTTTGGCGTTCGCATCCTTTGTCGTAGGTACAGTAGAGCTTGTCATTGGGGGTATTTTAGACATGATTGCTACAGACCTCCAAGTACCAGTTGGGATAGTTGGTCAACTGGTCACCGTCTACTCACTTGTATTCGCTTTTGGATCTCCTGTACTCATCGCTTTAACGTCAAAAGTGGAACGACGGAAATTATTAATAATAGCAATGCTTGTCTTTTTTACCGGAAATATGATCTCAATGCTTAGTCCGAATTTCACCATACTTTTGATTACAAGAGTTATTCTGGCTGCAAGCTGTTCACTAGTCGTTGTTCTTTCGATAACTTTAGCTGCGAATGTAGTTGCTCCCGAATTAAGAGGTCGAGCGATTGGCATTATCTTCATGGGAATCAGTGCATCTTTGGTGCTAGGAGTACCTTTAGGAACATTAATTGGTGAACAATGGGGCTGGCGCACGACATTTGCACTGGTTGCCGCCCTCACCTTGATCGTTTTGTTATGTATTGTTCGTTTTTTACCCAAAGTTGCACCGCAACCAACGATAAGTTTGCGGGAACAGCTTCGGACCCTGAAAAATCCGAAGATCGTTTCCGCACATGCCATTTCGATTTTACAGATGACCGGGCAATTTACAATCTATGCCTATATTACGCCGTTTCTACACGATACGATGAATTTATCAACTTCAATGATTAGTTTTATTTTGCTGGTGTATGGGTTAGCAGGAATTGCAGGAGGTTGGATTGGCGGCTTGGCATCGGATAAACTCGGGGCCAGAAAAACTATTTTTATTACTCTTCTGTTACACGCAACAGCAATACTTTTACTGCCATTGGCTACAATTTCCTTGATCAGTTTACTTATCGTGGTCGTTGTTTGGTGTACATTTAATATGGCACCGAGCCCTGCAATCCAAAGCTATTTGATAAAATCGGCTCCGGAATCTACGGATATTCAATTAAGTTTCAATACTTCCTCTTTGCATATCGGGGTGGCTTTAGGATCTGCAATTGGCGGTTTAATTGTGAATCAATATCCTGTCACCATAAATGCCTGGGTAGGGGGATTCATTGTGATTTTGGCTTTTTTTTCAGCAGCTTACTCTTTTACGAGGAAAAGTATGAGCTCAGTAGAAATATGTGATTTAGCTAATCGCTAG